The Tubulanus polymorphus chromosome 3, tnTubPoly1.2, whole genome shotgun sequence nucleotide sequence TGCGTCACATGCGCCCCGAACACTGGCGTCGATTTTGAGGATATTTCGCATCGCGGAACCTATTTGACAAGCATAGATTAAATTTCATGAAGACAAGACTAATTTCTAACAAATTTCGAACTATTTTCGACGCTGAATtggattcaaattcaattaaatttattgCCGGCCCACTAGCACATGTGGCACGCATGTTCGGCACATGCGGAAATGATTTTCCGATAACAATATTTGGAAATTGTCAAATTTAGCTAGAAGGTATGTCTTTCAAGCGGAATTTTCACTTTTCTTGGCATTCATTTGCTCGACTGAATCGATTTTGATGttgcaaaattttgaaaatctctgtAAAATCCGATAAACTGAAATAATGTGCCTTTCATTCGCGATCAATACAAATCTAAATTAAgtatattaattattatttatttcagttaCGCTATCGGCGATATTTTGATAATCCGTTTGAGATATCAAGATATTCCTATTCGCTCTTGGTTAGATAATAAGTAGGCCTAAcgggactgtggtttagttagTATTCCAGTACTCACAGTAAGTAGTAGTAACCACTGTTAACGGACTGTCCGTGCCGGACTACTACGGTTTAACCTCAGGTGACCTAGCTCGGTCATTTTGGATgctgataaaagtcttattaggaccagaaagcaCTGATCTAGGCCACCTGATGTGCtgtcaagtcaagttgaaatagacagtCAGTTACCAAACTGCAGTTAAATTTAAACTGCAGTTAAATTAATAAGAATATTAtactgaaaaaatgaaaattatactataattttcactttttttaaGACCCTCGTCCCACTGAGGGCATTATTAGCGGGGAATCTTAATAGTATCTTAGTAGGGTTTTTCTGAGATGAAAACTAAGCGGCGGAGTTCTTCTACaagttattttttaatttaggAGCTGTAGTTATGAGAAATATCGTCTATTTCCAGGTCAGAAGTGGTTTTTAGTGAATCGACTTTACGATGACGACTGAAGATTCGGGACTGAGAGCTCGAAACGTGCATAAACTTCATCAACTGTCGCAGTATTACCAGAGCGAATGTCCGCCCCTAGGACGTTTCTATTCATCGTGTATTCTTACTAAAAGTGTGGTGGAAAATATCTCGACGGATAACACCAGGTACGGTTATTCCTGTGCGCAGGTATTCATCTGATTCTGCAGCCTGGAACTTTCCCCGTAGACAATCAACACTTCAGTGCAATGCCAAGATGATTTGCTCGTAAAATGACATTGTTCTGGAGTAAGTGATCACGTCAATTAAAAGTCAGAGTACATGTGAAGTGTAGATTATCAGTTTTCGAAAAAATATGGTGATAAAATGTCTCGTATTTGTAGTTCATGTTCGATCTAAAATGACTCGGTGAAGTCCTGAAcacgtgaagtgtggatgatcactttttgaaaatgtgctgataaaatgtctaatgtctggtgtttttagtgcattttcaattaaatacgtctcaggtgaagcactgaacgcatgtgaagtgtggatgaggAGTTTTTTGAAGTATTGACTATGATTGCATCACATTATTGCTAATCCGCACTCAGTTGGACCTACTGGACCCATGGTCCCTTGTTAAATTTtacaattttgttattttcagacAGATACCCACGTCATGCTTGTATTGTCACAATCCGTTTTGGCCGAACGGGTGTCGGATGGTCCTGCGCGCGAAAATGCCGGCGAACGAACGCACGCGAAAACTGTCGAAACGCGCGAGCGTGCGTGGGACGAATGCGTTGAGCGGAAAACACCGGCACGTCGTCGAAAAGTTCGAACGCAGTTGTAGCCGCGTGAAGATTACCTGTAATCTGTGCGGTAAACATCAGCTGGTCGACGGTCGGTCGCGCGCCGATTTAGACGCCAAGAACGCGGCGGCCAGCGCGGCTCGCGCAGCCGAGCGCGAGGTGCCCGCCGAACCGCTAACGAAAGCCCAAAAGAAACGAAAGAAGAAAAAGGAGCGTTACGAATCTAAGAACTCGGCGGCGCAGATATCAGCAGCCGTATCGACCGCTAATCGACCGGAAACCGCAATTAGGACGGACGATAGAGTTCGG carries:
- the LOC141902407 gene encoding uncharacterized protein LOC141902407 — translated: MTTEDSGLRARNVHKLHQLSQYYQSECPPLGRFYSSCILTKSVVENISTDNTRQIPTSCLYCHNPFWPNGCRMVLRAKMPANERTRKLSKRASVRGTNALSGKHRHVVEKFERSCSRVKITCNLCGKHQLVDGRSRADLDAKNAAASAARAAEREVPAEPLTKAQKKRKKKKERYESKNSAAQISAAVSTANRPETAIRTDDRVRSAKFGARKHRDRVVEAVNSRPASSASSSKSGNRKKEGKLQKLLLDSKRQSGKPTGSSLQDFLSSL